From the genome of Scytonema hofmannii PCC 7110, one region includes:
- a CDS encoding ubiquinol-cytochrome c reductase iron-sulfur subunit, with protein sequence MERREFIGWVGVAGVASSLPGVITSCSYQNQSPASPPRADGFQAVGTVADLDKNGQIFNEKFAGNKVLIVRDPKNTSQVLAVNPVCTHAGCDVGWKKDENSFVCPCHGSKFAADGKVINGPADKPIPTYTAKVEGDEVLVKAG encoded by the coding sequence GTGGAACGTCGTGAATTTATTGGTTGGGTTGGTGTCGCAGGCGTTGCGAGTTCTTTACCAGGAGTTATCACTTCCTGTTCTTATCAAAACCAGTCACCAGCAAGCCCTCCCCGTGCTGACGGGTTTCAGGCTGTTGGTACAGTAGCAGATTTAGACAAAAATGGTCAAATTTTCAATGAGAAATTTGCTGGTAACAAAGTGTTGATAGTTCGAGATCCAAAAAACACAAGTCAAGTCCTAGCTGTCAATCCCGTTTGCACTCATGCAGGTTGTGATGTCGGATGGAAAAAAGATGAAAATTCTTTTGTTTGTCCCTGTCATGGTTCTAAATTTGCTGCTGATGGTAAGGTTATTAATGGTCCTGCTGACAAGCCCATACCTACGTATACAGCAAAGGTCGAAGGGGATGAGGTTTTGGTGAAAGCAGGTTAG
- a CDS encoding Coenzyme F420 hydrogenase/dehydrogenase, beta subunit C-terminal domain gives MTSVDSSKHKKAKALKPGSRRPAKELCSECGLCDTYYIHYVKEACAFINQQIDTLEQQTHTRSRNLENPDEIYFGVHQDMMAARKKQPVPGAQWTGIVSTIAIEMLNRGIVEGVVCVQNTKEDRFGPMPIIARTPEEILAAKVNKPTLSPNLSILEQVEKSGLKRLLAIGVGCQIQALRAVEKQLGLEKLYVLGTPCVDNVSREGLQKFLETTSKSPDTVVHYEFMQDFRVHFKHEDGSIEKVPFFGLKTNKLKDVFAPSCMSCFDYVNSLADLVVGYMGAPFGWQWIVVRNEKGQQMLDLVTDQLETQPVMSKGDRKAAVQQSIPAYDKGITLPMWAAQLMGVVIEKIGPKGLEYARFSIDSHFTRNYLYVKRNHPEKLEAHVPEFAKRIVGQYQLPES, from the coding sequence ATGACTTCTGTGGATTCTAGCAAGCATAAGAAAGCCAAAGCTCTAAAACCCGGTAGCCGTCGCCCTGCAAAGGAACTGTGTAGTGAATGCGGGCTATGCGATACATACTATATTCATTATGTCAAGGAAGCTTGTGCGTTTATTAATCAGCAAATAGATACTCTAGAACAACAAACCCACACGCGATCGCGTAACCTAGAAAACCCTGATGAAATCTACTTTGGCGTCCACCAAGATATGATGGCGGCGCGGAAAAAGCAGCCCGTTCCCGGTGCTCAGTGGACTGGTATTGTCAGCACCATAGCAATTGAAATGCTCAATCGTGGCATTGTTGAAGGTGTTGTTTGCGTCCAAAATACCAAAGAAGATCGCTTCGGTCCTATGCCCATCATCGCCCGTACCCCAGAGGAAATCCTAGCAGCAAAGGTTAACAAACCAACTCTTTCACCTAATCTTTCCATTCTCGAACAAGTAGAAAAATCGGGGCTAAAGCGACTGTTAGCTATTGGCGTTGGTTGTCAAATTCAGGCATTACGGGCTGTTGAAAAACAACTAGGCTTAGAAAAACTTTATGTTTTAGGAACTCCTTGTGTCGATAATGTCAGTCGTGAAGGGTTGCAAAAATTCTTAGAAACCACCAGTAAATCCCCCGATACTGTTGTGCATTATGAATTTATGCAAGACTTTCGAGTTCATTTTAAACACGAAGATGGCTCGATTGAAAAAGTGCCATTTTTCGGGCTAAAAACTAACAAACTTAAAGATGTTTTTGCCCCTTCTTGTATGAGTTGCTTTGACTATGTCAATTCTCTCGCCGATCTAGTTGTAGGCTACATGGGAGCACCTTTTGGTTGGCAATGGATTGTTGTCAGAAACGAAAAAGGTCAACAAATGCTTGACTTAGTAACAGACCAACTCGAAACTCAACCAGTCATGTCGAAAGGCGATCGCAAAGCAGCCGTCCAACAGAGTATACCCGCCTACGATAAAGGTATCACCCTTCCCATGTGGGCAGCACAACTGATGGGCGTCGTCATTGAAAAAATTGGCCCCAAAGGTTTAGAATATGCCCGTTTTTCTATAGACTCCCACTTTACCCGCAACTATTTATACGTCAAGCGGAATCATCCAGAGAAATTAGAAGCACACGTTCCAGAATTTGCCAAGCGCATTGTTGGGCAATATCAGTTACCGGAGTCGTAG
- a CDS encoding alkaline phosphatase PhoX, which yields MAFSRRKFFALAGTTAATLVVGENLRGLYAIAQGASSTTYGYGPLIKDPNGLLDLPAGFRYKAFSRTGDLMSDGNPVPGGHDGMATFAGPNRSVILVRNHELSPNSSTEVKGNKYDELCKGGTTTLIVNPERELVRDYASLAGTYRNCAGGLTPWGSWISCEENTSTPETTPATIQQPANSGIFVPNPNRVTKRHGYNFEVPALRKPKKGTVDPVPLLEMGRFNHEAVAVDPRTGIVYQTEDAGDSLFYRFIPNRPGFLQEGGVLEALAIVGLFQENTKTGFPVGKKYQAEWVRIEDYDPYEDTVRKEGFAKGAAQFSRGEGIWYGNGEFYFCCTSGGANSGGQVWRYIPGRTAKDGGTIELFVEPNDSSVLDSPDNIVVAPFGDLILCEDGDDEQFVVGVTPEGGLYQFARNALNENEFAGACFSPDNQTLFVNIQTPGITFAIWGPWAK from the coding sequence ATGGCTTTCTCAAGAAGAAAATTTTTTGCCCTAGCAGGTACAACTGCTGCAACTCTAGTTGTTGGAGAGAACCTAAGAGGTCTTTACGCAATAGCACAAGGTGCATCGTCAACAACTTATGGCTATGGTCCTCTAATCAAAGACCCTAATGGCTTGTTAGACTTACCTGCTGGGTTTCGTTACAAAGCCTTTTCCCGAACAGGCGATCTCATGAGCGATGGTAACCCCGTACCTGGTGGTCATGATGGTATGGCAACTTTTGCCGGACCCAATCGCTCTGTCATCTTAGTTCGCAATCACGAACTCAGCCCAAATTCTTCAACTGAGGTTAAAGGCAATAAGTATGACGAGCTTTGTAAGGGTGGTACAACAACATTAATTGTTAACCCAGAACGCGAGCTTGTTAGAGATTATGCTTCACTAGCAGGAACCTACCGCAACTGCGCTGGGGGTCTGACTCCTTGGGGGTCATGGATTAGTTGTGAAGAAAATACCTCCACTCCAGAGACCACCCCAGCGACAATACAACAACCAGCAAATTCTGGCATTTTCGTACCTAACCCAAACAGAGTGACCAAACGCCATGGGTACAACTTTGAAGTTCCAGCACTTCGGAAGCCCAAAAAAGGTACTGTAGACCCCGTACCTTTGCTAGAAATGGGTCGGTTCAACCACGAAGCTGTGGCTGTAGATCCCAGAACAGGAATTGTCTATCAAACAGAAGATGCAGGAGACAGCCTCTTCTACCGCTTTATTCCTAACAGACCGGGCTTCTTGCAAGAAGGTGGTGTTTTAGAAGCTCTTGCGATCGTCGGTTTATTTCAAGAAAATACCAAGACTGGTTTCCCTGTAGGGAAAAAATACCAAGCAGAGTGGGTTCGTATTGAAGATTACGATCCTTATGAAGACACCGTGCGGAAAGAAGGTTTTGCCAAGGGAGCCGCACAATTTTCTCGTGGTGAAGGAATATGGTATGGCAATGGAGAGTTTTACTTCTGTTGCACAAGTGGCGGTGCTAATAGCGGTGGTCAAGTTTGGCGTTACATCCCAGGCAGAACTGCTAAAGATGGCGGTACCATTGAACTATTTGTTGAGCCAAATGATAGTAGCGTGTTAGATAGTCCCGACAATATAGTTGTAGCTCCTTTTGGAGATCTCATTTTGTGCGAAGATGGTGATGATGAGCAATTTGTGGTTGGGGTAACTCCTGAAGGTGGACTTTATCAGTTTGCTCGCAACGCCCTGAATGAAAATGAGTTTGCCGGTGCTTGCTTCTCGCCAGATAATCAAACTTTGTTCGTGAATATCCAAACTCCTGGTATCACTTTTGCTATCTGGGGACCTTGGGCTAAATAA
- a CDS encoding ABC transporter ATP-binding protein, with translation MQVIELTPLQAFRRSVVIVFQAAPAQVRNITILMLLGGVTPAIVLWLNKLIIDEATRVITRGTTESAVNLVLSQPQLLASIVALLLLNLLGDSISTITSFTFTSLSDRVKGVVEGLMLDKVANFKDIALFETPELLNLVTLTEKGVQRLRELIFRLVQTLQGVLIFIPAVLLSGALTWWIPLILLLCTTPAAYVDLKYRKQSWRVEKTQASLAREMDLYKTVLIGETYAKELRLFHLQKVLLDRWQRLFKTIFQAMEQIRRQGTMMIFAWSLLSGLGVALPYAYVVLGVLNKTYTLGDLALYSGVILQLRRSLFALIDGGGELYDVALATTPIFQLLELQPQLSEENHELFEPTVGSSLSGIQIQNLSFAYPNGDRPILNEINLTIHPNEMIVLVGENGAGKTTLAKLLCRLYDPSHGTIFWHGQDLRSLSLEDLRSRIAVVMQDYARFPTTVKENVAFGNLDQLENERTIQEAISEAGMAEVVEKLEQGLETLLGKQLEGGVDLSGGQWQRLAIARALLRMSQAELIVLDEPTANLDPKTENEIYGIFRKISKGRMAVVVSHRLAMAKLADRVVVMEHGQIIEAGTHEDLMALGGQYHLMFTRQASSYH, from the coding sequence ATGCAAGTCATTGAGTTAACTCCTTTACAAGCGTTCCGTCGCAGTGTAGTCATTGTGTTTCAAGCAGCCCCAGCACAAGTACGCAATATCACAATTCTTATGTTACTGGGAGGTGTTACACCCGCTATAGTTCTTTGGCTTAATAAATTAATCATTGATGAAGCAACTCGGGTCATTACTAGAGGAACTACTGAAAGTGCTGTTAATTTAGTACTCTCTCAACCTCAATTGCTTGCAAGTATAGTGGCTTTGCTACTACTCAATTTGCTCGGTGATTCAATTTCCACAATTACCAGCTTTACATTTACTTCCTTGAGCGATCGCGTCAAAGGCGTTGTAGAAGGATTAATGCTGGACAAAGTTGCCAATTTTAAGGATATTGCTTTGTTTGAAACACCCGAGTTGCTAAATTTAGTGACGTTGACAGAAAAGGGAGTACAGCGACTCAGAGAACTCATATTCCGCCTAGTGCAAACGTTACAGGGTGTTTTAATCTTTATTCCAGCCGTTTTACTTTCTGGAGCTTTAACATGGTGGATACCTCTGATTTTATTACTTTGTACAACTCCCGCAGCCTACGTAGATTTAAAATACCGCAAGCAAAGTTGGAGAGTGGAAAAAACTCAAGCTTCTCTTGCTCGTGAAATGGACTTGTACAAGACAGTTTTAATTGGGGAAACATACGCAAAAGAATTGCGCCTGTTTCATCTGCAAAAAGTACTCCTCGATCGCTGGCAAAGACTGTTCAAAACCATATTTCAGGCAATGGAACAAATTCGCCGCCAGGGTACGATGATGATATTTGCCTGGTCGTTGCTGAGTGGATTAGGTGTAGCATTACCTTATGCATACGTAGTTTTAGGAGTTCTAAATAAAACATATACTTTGGGGGATTTAGCTCTTTACAGTGGGGTGATTCTGCAATTGAGAAGGAGTTTGTTCGCACTTATCGATGGTGGTGGAGAATTGTATGATGTAGCACTCGCCACTACACCAATTTTTCAACTTTTAGAGTTGCAGCCCCAGTTATCTGAGGAGAATCATGAGTTATTTGAGCCTACCGTGGGTTCAAGTTTGTCTGGTATTCAAATTCAAAATCTTTCTTTTGCCTATCCAAATGGCGATCGCCCTATCCTCAACGAGATTAACCTGACAATTCATCCCAACGAGATGATTGTGCTAGTGGGTGAAAACGGTGCGGGCAAAACAACTCTTGCTAAACTGTTATGTCGCCTTTACGATCCAAGCCATGGTACGATTTTTTGGCATGGGCAAGATTTGCGATCGCTCTCACTAGAAGATTTACGTTCCCGTATTGCTGTTGTTATGCAAGATTATGCCCGCTTTCCCACAACAGTTAAAGAAAATGTTGCCTTTGGCAATCTTGACCAACTTGAAAATGAACGTACTATCCAAGAAGCAATTTCAGAAGCAGGTATGGCTGAGGTTGTAGAAAAGCTAGAGCAAGGACTAGAAACTCTTTTAGGCAAGCAGTTGGAAGGAGGCGTAGATTTATCTGGCGGACAATGGCAACGCTTAGCGATCGCTCGTGCTTTACTCCGAATGTCCCAAGCAGAACTGATCGTGCTTGACGAACCGACAGCCAATCTAGACCCGAAAACAGAAAATGAAATTTACGGCATTTTTCGTAAGATCTCCAAAGGAAGAATGGCAGTTGTTGTCAGTCACCGCCTTGCAATGGCAAAACTTGCAGACCGAGTTGTCGTCATGGAACACGGTCAAATTATAGAAGCAGGAACTCATGAGGATCTTATGGCATTGGGCGGACAGTATCACCTCATGTTTACTCGTCAAGCAAGCAGTTATCACTAA
- a CDS encoding TAXI family TRAP transporter solute-binding subunit has product MAALKTSPKLSFKRFFQHLDPLSKFVFISLGLFSMGLVAFSMWRIVGRFTAPEIILAAGDMEGESYIISQAIEKVVESKSNIKITVRETGGTSQSLEMLKTGQVQMAAAQADVVSEEMDVSTRKTKPSKSEGANAGVRTVAVLYQDLFQLVVRDPSIKQFTQLKGKTVALPAKGGQYKSFQKIAKHYGLSDITITGSLKGQQDYDDTKAEEDFKSGRANALFRVRAVGNRGISTLVENHNGRLVAIPQAEAMKIKHPAFESTKIPQGAYKGNPAVPDEDLPTIAVSRLLVASDTVDKSVIREITRIILENYQAIADAVSPEHPEVKPLVANLKDPRESASAGLPPLHPGARAFYDRNQPSFVQENADYLALILTIILITFSWIRQIKGWMESSRKNEADEYIQSAINLMKANSGNLENHQKQLDEIFKKAADALIDERISQESFRTFNEAYKTSREAIDRERQLNQEQIEHKQRELSASYIKAIVELLRNSNDSKDILQQRVDTVLKEVAEKLVVEEISQESFRTFIEAYKTTRDAIVGRLG; this is encoded by the coding sequence ATGGCAGCGTTAAAAACTTCTCCTAAACTTTCTTTTAAAAGGTTTTTTCAGCATCTCGATCCTCTATCTAAATTCGTCTTTATCAGCCTTGGGCTTTTTAGTATGGGCTTAGTCGCCTTTAGTATGTGGAGGATTGTGGGTCGTTTTACAGCACCTGAAATTATCCTTGCTGCTGGTGATATGGAAGGAGAAAGCTATATTATAAGTCAAGCAATTGAGAAGGTTGTTGAAAGTAAATCTAATATCAAAATTACAGTACGGGAAACTGGAGGCACTTCACAAAGTTTGGAGATGCTAAAAACAGGTCAAGTACAGATGGCAGCTGCACAAGCAGATGTGGTTTCTGAAGAAATGGATGTGTCCACTCGCAAAACGAAACCATCAAAGTCTGAGGGAGCAAATGCTGGAGTCAGAACTGTAGCTGTTTTATATCAAGATTTATTTCAGTTAGTTGTTAGAGACCCCAGTATTAAGCAATTTACTCAATTAAAGGGAAAAACAGTTGCTTTGCCTGCAAAAGGAGGGCAATATAAATCTTTTCAGAAAATAGCAAAGCATTACGGTTTATCAGATATTACGATTACAGGAAGTTTAAAAGGTCAACAAGATTACGACGATACAAAAGCAGAAGAAGATTTTAAATCTGGTAGGGCAAATGCTCTGTTCCGCGTCCGTGCTGTTGGAAATAGAGGAATCTCAACACTTGTAGAAAATCACAATGGCAGATTGGTTGCTATTCCACAAGCAGAGGCTATGAAAATTAAGCATCCTGCTTTTGAAAGTACCAAAATTCCCCAAGGTGCATATAAAGGAAATCCTGCTGTACCTGACGAAGATTTACCAACTATAGCAGTATCAAGACTTTTAGTTGCAAGCGATACCGTTGATAAAAGTGTAATTCGAGAAATCACTCGCATTATACTTGAAAATTATCAGGCGATCGCAGATGCTGTATCCCCAGAACACCCTGAAGTTAAACCCCTAGTTGCTAATCTCAAAGACCCCAGAGAATCAGCTAGCGCAGGTCTTCCCCCACTTCATCCAGGTGCGCGTGCTTTTTACGATCGCAATCAGCCTTCTTTTGTTCAAGAAAATGCTGATTATTTAGCTTTAATTCTAACTATTATTCTGATTACTTTTTCCTGGATTCGACAGATAAAAGGGTGGATGGAAAGTAGTAGAAAAAATGAAGCTGATGAATACATTCAATCAGCCATTAACTTAATGAAAGCCAACTCGGGTAATTTAGAAAATCATCAAAAGCAGCTTGATGAAATCTTTAAAAAAGCTGCTGATGCTCTAATTGATGAGAGAATTTCCCAAGAATCATTCCGTACATTTAACGAAGCTTACAAAACTTCTCGAGAAGCAATAGATCGTGAAAGACAACTCAATCAAGAACAAATTGAGCACAAGCAGAGAGAACTTTCCGCCAGTTATATCAAGGCAATAGTTGAGCTATTAAGAAACAGTAATGATAGTAAAGATATACTTCAGCAAAGAGTAGACACTGTTCTTAAAGAAGTAGCAGAAAAATTGGTTGTAGAAGAAATTTCCCAAGAATCCTTCCGCACCTTTATTGAAGCCTATAAAACCACAAGAGATGCAATTGTTGGTAGGTTGGGTTGA
- a CDS encoding aminotransferase class I/II-fold pyridoxal phosphate-dependent enzyme, translating into MNSSEQLREAELALLQIFSGIDAQVKQNLQRVLDAFRYYRVGSHHFAGVTGYGHDDLGRETLDKVFAQIMGAEAAAVRVQFVSGTHAIACALFGVLRPGDEMLAVVGAPYDTLEEVIGLRGQEQGSLLEFGIRYRQLDLTEEGTVDWHALSRAVEDKTRLVLIQRSCGYSWRPSLSIADIEKIINLVKQQNPNTVCFVDNCYGEFIETQEPTHIGADLMAGSLIKNPGGTIVTAGGYVAGRADLVESAACRLTAPGIGSYGGATLDQNRLLFQGLFLAPQMVGEAMKGTHLTGYVFEKLGYPVNPAPLVPRRDVIQAIKLGSAEKLIAFCKAIQQNSPVGSYLDPVPDEMPGYESKVVMAGGTFIEGSTSEFSADGPLREPYVVYCQGGTHWTHVAIALEAAIEAVTNQRRLG; encoded by the coding sequence ATGAACAGCTCGGAACAGCTGCGTGAAGCAGAACTGGCACTGTTACAAATTTTTTCTGGAATTGACGCTCAGGTCAAGCAAAATCTTCAACGAGTGCTAGATGCCTTCCGCTATTATCGTGTAGGATCGCACCATTTTGCAGGTGTTACGGGATACGGACACGATGATTTGGGGCGAGAAACTTTAGATAAGGTCTTCGCCCAAATCATGGGGGCTGAGGCGGCAGCTGTGCGGGTACAGTTTGTTTCAGGAACCCATGCGATCGCCTGTGCCTTATTTGGTGTCCTACGCCCCGGTGATGAAATGTTAGCTGTAGTGGGCGCACCCTACGATACACTGGAAGAAGTCATTGGACTGCGCGGCCAAGAACAAGGTTCCCTTCTTGAGTTTGGCATCCGTTACCGACAGTTGGATCTGACAGAGGAAGGAACAGTAGATTGGCACGCTCTAAGCCGTGCGGTAGAGGACAAGACACGTTTAGTGCTGATTCAGCGCTCTTGTGGCTATTCTTGGCGTCCTAGCTTATCAATTGCCGATATTGAAAAAATTATTAACTTAGTCAAACAGCAAAATCCCAATACCGTTTGCTTTGTTGACAACTGCTATGGCGAGTTTATTGAAACTCAAGAACCCACACACATTGGTGCCGATCTCATGGCAGGGTCGTTAATTAAAAATCCTGGTGGAACCATTGTAACAGCTGGTGGTTATGTTGCCGGACGTGCCGACTTAGTAGAATCTGCCGCTTGTCGCCTCACAGCACCCGGAATTGGCAGTTATGGCGGTGCTACCCTCGACCAAAACCGATTACTATTTCAAGGGCTATTTCTTGCCCCACAGATGGTAGGAGAAGCCATGAAAGGAACTCACTTAACTGGGTACGTATTCGAAAAATTGGGTTACCCCGTAAATCCAGCACCCCTCGTTCCCCGTCGGGATGTGATTCAAGCAATTAAATTAGGTTCTGCCGAGAAATTGATTGCGTTTTGTAAAGCCATACAACAAAATTCACCCGTAGGTTCCTATCTTGACCCCGTTCCAGATGAAATGCCCGGTTATGAAAGTAAAGTCGTTATGGCTGGAGGGACTTTTATTGAGGGTAGTACCTCTGAATTTTCCGCCGATGGTCCTTTAAGAGAACCCTATGTCGTATACTGCCAAGGCGGAACCCACTGGACTCATGTTGCCATAGCTTTAGAAGCAGCAATTGAAGCGGTAACCAATCAACGTAGGTTGGGTTGA
- a CDS encoding acyl-CoA desaturase translates to MTLATPTKHQIHWVNTLFFVGLHIGALFALLPSNFSWKALGVAFVLYWVSGGLGITLGFHRLVTHRSFQTPKLLEYFLVFCGTLACQGGPIEWVGTHRMHHLHSDTEKDPHDSNKGFWWSHMGWLIYQRKEDESEIPRFTKDIADDPVYQFLEKNMIFLQLALGAVLLLLGGWSFVVWGIFVRIVFVYHCTWLVNSATHKFGYRSHESGDNSTNCWWVALLVFGEGWHNNHHAFQYSARHGLQWWELDFTWMTIQLLQTLGLATNVKLANK, encoded by the coding sequence ATGACACTCGCTACTCCAACCAAACACCAAATTCACTGGGTTAACACCCTCTTTTTCGTTGGTTTGCACATCGGAGCTTTGTTTGCCCTGCTTCCCAGTAACTTTAGCTGGAAAGCTCTAGGTGTTGCTTTCGTTCTGTACTGGGTGAGTGGTGGTTTAGGGATTACTCTAGGATTCCACCGTCTTGTTACCCACCGTAGTTTCCAAACTCCTAAGTTATTGGAGTATTTCTTAGTCTTTTGTGGGACACTTGCCTGCCAAGGGGGACCTATTGAATGGGTAGGGACTCACCGCATGCATCATTTACACTCTGATACGGAAAAAGATCCCCATGATTCCAACAAGGGCTTCTGGTGGAGTCACATGGGTTGGTTGATTTATCAAAGAAAAGAAGATGAATCAGAAATTCCTCGCTTTACTAAAGACATTGCAGACGATCCAGTTTATCAGTTTTTAGAAAAAAATATGATTTTTCTCCAGCTGGCCCTTGGTGCAGTTCTTCTGCTTTTGGGTGGCTGGTCTTTCGTCGTCTGGGGAATTTTTGTTCGCATTGTTTTTGTTTACCACTGCACCTGGTTAGTCAACAGCGCTACCCATAAATTTGGTTACCGCAGCCACGAATCAGGTGATAATTCCACAAATTGTTGGTGGGTAGCCCTCTTGGTGTTTGGCGAAGGATGGCACAACAACCATCACGCTTTTCAGTACTCAGCCCGTCATGGTTTGCAATGGTGGGAACTAGACTTCACATGGATGACAATCCAATTACTTCAAACTCTCGGTCTAGCGACAAATGTCAAGCTGGCAAATAAGTAA
- a CDS encoding fatty acid desaturase, which translates to MITSTVDSHKLNSDFGRSELTLKDIIKSLPQECFQQNSRKAWTQLLTSVLIVGLGYASLVFSPWYLLPFAWFFTGTALTGFFVIGHDCGHRSFAKSRWVNDLVGHVMMMPLIYPFHSWRIGHNYHHTHTNKLDEDNAWHPIRTEVYESWGKVPQGAFEWFMRLRLWWVGSIFHWAVTHFDWSKFQEKDRPNVKLSVVVVVLFAAIAFPILIATTGIWGFVKFWFIPWLVYHFWMSTFTYVHHTTSDVPFVAESKWNAVTAQLQGTIHCDYPRWIEFLCHDINVHVPHHVSTAIPSYNLRLAYASIKEKWSAYLHSEYQFSWSLMKEITDKCQLYVVDDGYLSFKDYRQSVTSGQ; encoded by the coding sequence ATGATTACATCAACAGTAGACAGCCACAAACTAAATTCTGACTTTGGTCGATCCGAACTGACGCTAAAAGATATTATCAAAAGCTTGCCCCAGGAATGTTTTCAACAGAATTCCCGAAAGGCTTGGACACAATTATTGACTAGCGTGTTGATAGTTGGCTTGGGTTATGCCAGTTTGGTATTTTCGCCTTGGTATCTCCTCCCCTTTGCATGGTTTTTTACTGGGACTGCTTTAACAGGTTTTTTTGTTATCGGGCATGACTGCGGTCATCGTTCATTTGCCAAAAGCCGTTGGGTTAACGATTTGGTAGGTCACGTGATGATGATGCCGTTGATTTACCCTTTCCACAGTTGGCGCATTGGGCATAATTATCACCACACCCACACTAACAAATTGGACGAAGATAATGCTTGGCATCCCATTAGGACAGAAGTTTACGAGAGTTGGGGAAAAGTCCCACAAGGGGCTTTTGAGTGGTTCATGCGCCTCCGATTGTGGTGGGTAGGTTCTATTTTTCATTGGGCAGTAACCCACTTTGATTGGTCTAAGTTTCAAGAAAAAGACCGACCCAATGTCAAGCTTTCTGTAGTGGTGGTCGTTCTGTTTGCTGCGATCGCATTCCCAATTCTTATTGCAACAACTGGTATTTGGGGATTTGTCAAATTTTGGTTTATCCCTTGGCTGGTTTACCACTTTTGGATGAGCACTTTTACTTATGTTCACCACACTACTTCAGACGTTCCTTTCGTTGCAGAGTCTAAGTGGAACGCTGTTACTGCCCAGCTTCAAGGAACAATTCATTGCGATTATCCTCGTTGGATAGAATTCCTTTGCCACGATATTAACGTCCACGTTCCCCATCATGTGTCAACCGCAATTCCCTCTTATAATTTGCGTCTTGCATATGCCAGCATAAAAGAGAAGTGGAGTGCTTATCTGCATTCTGAATATCAATTTTCTTGGTCTTTAATGAAAGAAATTACAGATAAGTGCCAGTTGTATGTTGTTGATGACGGCTATCTGTCTTTCAAAGACTATCGTCAATCAGTGACCAGTGGCCAGTGA